The genomic segment TGCCATGAACTGCCTTCCTCTGGTAGAAGCCTGGGAGGAGGACAGATCCTACCCGGGAGTGACGGGAGCCTTGAAGAAGCATGAAGACTGGCAGCGTTTCCTTTGGAACAAGGTCTTTGACAGAGGGCTTTCACTCAGCCGCATTCTCAGAACCGTTGAGGCGTCCCATGATGTCTATGATGGTGAGGTCAAGCGTGTTGTTCTCTTTGGTTCCTCTTTTCTGGGAGACACGGCGCTCCAATTTTTTTACCGTTTTTCCAGGGATGTTCAGGTTGATCACTTTATCCTGACTCCTTCGGGGATCTATGAAAACTATCCCGTGAAGGTTCAAAATCCACTTCTGGACAGCTGGTGTACTCAGATGGACGGTTTTGCCGAGCTGGCGGAGGGTTTTGAACTGGACGCCTCTGTTCATGATTACCCTCTTCCCCGGGAGATGTCTTTTCTTTCTGTATTGCAGGCGGATATTCTGGAAGACCGCTCACTTCCTGATGAAGGCCTGCCTCTTTTTCCCGGAGATCAATCCCTTTCTATTCATGGATTTACCAGTCCCTGGCGGGAAGTGGAGGTTCTCAAGGATCTTGTCCTGGGAGCCCTGAATGAGGATAACAGTCTTGGTCTTACGGATATTGCCGTACTGGCACCCGATATCAATACCTATGCCCCTTTTCTAGAGGCTCTCTTTCCCTCGGATGATCCGGACCTGTCTATCCCTTTTAATCTCATCGACCTGAATAGTTCGGAGATGTCCCCTCTCATTCAGGCCTTCCTTCATCTCTTTACGCTTCCCGGTTCCAGGTTCACCCGTTCCGAACTCTTTATTCTTTTTGATAATCCCTGTTTTCGGGAACACCAGCATATGAGCCGTCTTGACAGGGACAACTGGTTGAGCCTCTGTGAGGATCTGAACATCAAATGGGGCTATGACAGAGGGCATAAGTCGGGGATCTTTCCCGAGGCAACAGACTTCAACAGCTGGGAGAGGGGATTTGAAAGAATCCGGGAAGGCCTTTTTATGGAAGAAGGAGATGCCCCGGAGCTCCTTCCTTATGGGGCGACCGATGAAGAGAGCGGCCGGAACTGGGGGATCCTGATGCAGACGGTTCAGAATCTTTTCAACGACTTCTATGAGCTGGACCGTGTCTCCATGCCTCTGGAACAATGGGTTCTCCTGGCGGAATCCTTTCTGGAGTCCTACCTGAAGCCCCGTGGGGAAAATTCGGAAGACGAACAGGACCGTTTCCGTCTCAAAGGATGTTTCAGGGATATGCTGAATCTTTCTGAGGAGACTCCTCTGCCTGGAGACAGAAATTTCGGGTTTTTTGTGTTCCGGACTCTTTTGACAGAATTTATCCGGAAATCCTCAGGTGTGAAGGGCCGGTATCTGACCCAGGGGATAACCTGTTCTTCTCTGAAGCCTATGAGGGCCATTCCTTTCCGCAGGATCTATATGCTGGGGATGAATGAAAGTGATTTTCCGGGAGAAGATGAAGCCCTCAGCTTTGATCTTAAGGAAACAGTACCTCAGACCATCGATCTCTCCCGAAGGGGGGGGGACCGCTATGCCTTTCTGGAAACCATACTCTCTGCCCGGGAGAATTTGACCCTGTTTTATAAAAACAGGGATGCCCTGCGGGGAGAGGTCCTTCAGCCCTCGATTTTGATCAGTGAACTTCTGGATTATCTGAACCGGCGCTTTGATTTTTCTCATAGTGCCGAGGAATTCCTGATTCAGGAAG from the Oceanispirochaeta sp. genome contains:
- a CDS encoding exodeoxyribonuclease V subunit gamma gives rise to the protein MHGGLPDRAVCAYRVYQSSSLQNFIENYSSLLTPDSLFGCSLYLVVQNKSMGEWLRLKLAERRGISGDNPYVLPEKALRELAEGYECVRTLLGNDDNPQAVLYMDNLKIRLYKIMEGMFSGRVPVPAVCDELYRYISSFSTLNKKDNLQIRSGRLYELADSIAGLFSHYAMNCLPLVEAWEEDRSYPGVTGALKKHEDWQRFLWNKVFDRGLSLSRILRTVEASHDVYDGEVKRVVLFGSSFLGDTALQFFYRFSRDVQVDHFILTPSGIYENYPVKVQNPLLDSWCTQMDGFAELAEGFELDASVHDYPLPREMSFLSVLQADILEDRSLPDEGLPLFPGDQSLSIHGFTSPWREVEVLKDLVLGALNEDNSLGLTDIAVLAPDINTYAPFLEALFPSDDPDLSIPFNLIDLNSSEMSPLIQAFLHLFTLPGSRFTRSELFILFDNPCFREHQHMSRLDRDNWLSLCEDLNIKWGYDRGHKSGIFPEATDFNSWERGFERIREGLFMEEGDAPELLPYGATDEESGRNWGILMQTVQNLFNDFYELDRVSMPLEQWVLLAESFLESYLKPRGENSEDEQDRFRLKGCFRDMLNLSEETPLPGDRNFGFFVFRTLLTEFIRKSSGVKGRYLTQGITCSSLKPMRAIPFRRIYMLGMNESDFPGEDEALSFDLKETVPQTIDLSRRGGDRYAFLETILSARENLTLFYKNRDALRGEVLQPSILISELLDYLNRRFDFSHSAEEFLIQEESIHNFDLRYFDGTGRSPSFNLLALESATLQMNTASKEEASFHLNRVKPSEDHQEEISLSIEDLLAFVKNPAAWYFRRVLKIYPEEEESTEQESGESRELEYLDRYGYFDQRLKTPELLADSTELDLYLKEQQLRGNLPDSDILFLERERLEQRLEEMRDQSESRHLTEELPNLHDLLIDPERQSRRQGQPSLLPLESVALLRRNWSDRGEVRPVYLCGTLDCLSASEDRADWKTLEFCDSGEPGHRHSLKAALKFLVLSCLHENLKEVQLIRIGKRDYPRLTFSSTGEEEPQRVILDNPASRLDALISHCLNPGGEVIPLYPVLGEALAKALTADPLIDDAGLLRLWKQKWMFEAANDRGSQTFHRCVYRQNFLKTPPDVDPHILRELLDLLYIPLSLAGEKGKKRGR